The window GCGCGATCCGGAACTGCCCGCTGGGCACCGTGACCGGGTCGGGAATCTCGATGCCGCGGTCCCGTGCGCCGGTCACATCACCGTCGACGTCGTCGCTGCCCAGGGTCACGCTGCCGGCTCCGGCATGCTCGGCGTCGTCGACCACCTGCATCCCTCCGCCACCGTCGAAGTGCCACTCGATGTCGCTCGGCATCGGGACCAGATCGGGTTCCCGGCCGAGCAGCGTCGTCCACCACCGGCGCGACGCGACGAGATCGGAGCTGGGCACCACGGCGAGGGCGCGGGTCACGGTCATGCAGTCCTCCGTCGGCAGGGCCGCCCGGCTCGGCGACCGTTCCATCCGCCGGTACCCGTCCAGCCTGCGCCGGACACGGACGGGCATGCCGCACCCGCCGGTTGCCGTGCCCGGACCTCACGCCACGATGTCCGGGTGACCCCGGAGCCGCCTGCCGGACCCGACCGCCTGGCACGCCGGCTCGGACCGGTCGACGCCACCGTCGTCGGTCTCGGCGCCATGCTCGGCGCCGGCGTCTTCGTGGTCTTCGCCCCCGCCGCGGCGGCGGCCGGCGGCGCGCTGCTGATCGCGGTGCTGCTGGCCGGACTGGTCGGCGCGTGCAACGCACTGTCCTCCGCCCGGCTCGCCGCGCTGTACCCGGAGTCCGGCGGTACTTACGTCTACGGGCGGGAACGGCTCGGTCCGTTCTGGGGCTACCTGGCCGGTGGTGCGTTCGTCGTCGGGAAGACCGCGAGCTGCGCCGCCATGGCGATGACCATCGGCAGCTACCTGCTCCCCGAAGGCGCACGGTGGACAGCGGCGGCAGCGGTCGTGCTGGTGACGGCGTTGAACTGCTGGGGGGTGCACCGCGGTGCCGCGGTCACCGCCGTCGTCGTGGTGCTGGTGATCGCCGTGCTCGTCGCGGTCGTGATCGCTGCGCTGTCGTCCGGGACGTCGGTCGGCGCACCGCTGGTGACCACGGGTGCGACACCGACCGGGGTACTCACCGCTGCCGGCTTCCTGTTCTTCGCCTTCGCCGGGTACGCGCGCATCGCCACCCTCGGCGAGGAGGTCAGGGATCCGGCCCGGACCATCCCGCGGGCGATCCGGGCGGCGCTGGCGGTCACCGTGCTGATGTACCTGGCGTTGGCCGCGGCGCTGCTGATCGTCCTCGGGCCCGCGGCCACCGCGGCCTCGACGTCACCGGTCGCCGATCTCGCCGCCGCCGGTGGCGGATGGTTGCGGTGGCCGGTGCGGATCGCCGCGGTCCTCGCCGCCGGGGGTGCGCTGCTGGCGCTGGTGCTCGGTGTCTCCCGCACGGTGCTCGCGCTCGCCCGGGACGGGCGGCTGCCCCGGGGTCTGGCCGCCGTGTCCAGCACGGACCGCACGCCGGTCCGCGCCGAGCTGGCGGTCGGGGCGGTGGTGCTGGGGCTCGTGCTGACCGTCGATCTGCGTGCTGCGATCGGCTTCTCCGCGGTGACCGTGCTGACCTACTACCTGATCGCCAACGCCGCGGCCTCCACCCTCCCGGGATCACCGACCTCGAAGACAATCCCGGTGCTGGGCGCCGCCGGGTGTGTGCTGCTGGCCGGGTCACTGCCGCTCGGCAGCCTGCTCCCGGGCCTGGCCGTGCTCGCGGTGATCGCGGGATCGTGGTGGCTCCCGGAAGCACGGACGTAGCAACGGGTCTCATGCCCGGAACGCACGACGTCCTGCAGGGGTGACCCTGCAGGACGTCGGCGAGGAGGAACTCAGGCGAGGTCGAAGCGGTCCAGCTCCATGACCTTGACCCAGGCGTTGACGAAGTCGGCGACGAACTTGCCACGCGCGTCCGCGCTGGCGTAGACCTCGGCCAGCGCCCGCAGCTGTGAGTTGGAGCCGAAGACCAGGTCGACCGGGGTGGCGGTCCACTTGACCTCGTCGGTGACGACATCGCGGATCTCGTAGACGTTCTCGGCGGACTCCGAGGACTTCCAGCGGGTGCCCGGGGACAGCAGGTTGACGAAGAAGTCGTTCGTCAGGGTGCCCGGCTTGTCGGTGAGCACGCCGTGCGTGGTGCCGCCGGCCTGCAGTGCCCGGAGACCACCCACCAGCACGGTCATCTCGGGCGCGGTGAGGTTCAGCATGTAGGCGCGGTCCACCAGCAGCACCTCCGGCTGCAGCTTCTCGCCCTCGCGGATCCAGTTGCGAAAACCGTCGGCCCGCGGCTCCAGGAAGCCGAACGACTCGACGTCGGTGTCCTCCTGGGTGGCGTCGGTACGACCGGCCCGGAACGGCACGGTCACCTCGACACCGGCGTCCGCCGCTGCCTTCTCGACCCCGGCCGAACCGGCCAGCACGATCAGGTCGGCGAGCGAGACGGTGGCGCCGCCGGCCGCGTTGAACTCGTCGCGGATCCCGGCCAGCACCTCGAGCACCGGGCCGGTGCCGGCGTTGACCGCCCAGCTGCGCTGCGGCTCCAGCGCCAGCCGGCCGCCGTTGGCGCCACCGCGCTTGTCGGTGAAGCGGAAGCTCGCGGCCGCCGCCCACGCGGTGGAGACCAGCTGCTCGGTGGTCAGCCCGGACTCCAGCACCTTTGCCTTCAGCGCGGCGACGTCGGCGTCGGAGACCGGGGTGCCGGTCGCCGCCGGGACCGGGTCCTGCCACAGCTGCGGCTCGGCGACCCACGGGCCGAGGAAGCGGCTGACCGGGCCCATGTCACGGTGCAGCAGCTTGTACCAGGCCTTGGCGAAGGCCAGCGCGAACTCGTCCGGGTGCTCCAGGAAGCGGCGCGAGATCTTCTCGTACGTCGGGTCCATCCGCAGCGACAGGTCGGTGGTCAGCATGGTCGGCTTGTGCTTGCGGGTGGCGTCGTGGGCGTCCGGGATGATCTCCTCGGCGTCCTTGGCGACCCACTGCTTGGCACCACCGGGGCTGGTGGTCAGCTCCCACTCGTAGCCGAACAGGATCTCGAAGAACCGGTTGCTCCACCGGGTCGGCGCGTCGGTCCAGGTGACCTCGAGGCCGCTGGTGATGGTGTCCGCACCCTTGCCGCTGCCGTAGGTGCTGAGCCAGCCCAGGCCCTGCGACTCCAGGTCGGCGCCCTCCGGCTCCGGGCCGACGTGACCGTCGGACACTCCGGCACCGTGGGTCTTGCCGAAGGTGTGGCCGCCGGCGATCAGCGCCACGGTCTCCTCGTCGTTCATCGCCATCCGGCCGAAGGTCTCGCGGATGAAGTACGCCGCCGCCAGCGGGTCGCCGCTGCCGCGCGGGCCCTCGGGGTTGACGTAGATGAGGCCCATCTCGGTGGCGCCGACGACCGGGGTCATCTCGGCGTCACCGGTGTAGCGGGCGTCGCCCAGCCAGGCGTCCTCCTCGCCCCAGAAGATCTCCTCCGGCTCCCACACGTCGGGACGGCCGAAGCCGAAGCCGAAGGTCTGGAAGCCCATGGACTCCAGCGCGACGTTGCCGCCGAGCACCAGCAGGTCGGCCCAGGAGATCTTCTGGCCGTACTTCTGCTTGACCGGCCACAGCAGGCGGCGGGCCTTGTCCAGGTTGGCGTTGTCCGGCCAGCTGTTCAGCGGGGCGAACCGCTGGCCGCCGTCACCGGCGCCGCCGCGGCCGTCGTAGGTGCGGTAGGTGCCGGCCGCGTGCCAGCTCATCCGGATCATCAGGCCGCCGTAGTGACCGAAGTCGGCCGGCCACCAGTCCTGCGAGGTGGTGAGCACCTCGGTGATGTCCGCCTTCAGCGCCTCGACGTCAAGGCCGGCGAACTCGGTCGCGTAGTCGAAGTCGGGGCCCAGCGGGTTGACCTTGGACGAGTGCGCGTGCAGCACCGACAGGTCGAGCTGGTTGGGCCACCAGTCCTTGTTCGTGCGCGGGCGCCCGCCGGTCTTCGGCGTGGGCGCGTCGATCGCCGGGTTCTCGCTGTCACTGCCATGGGCGGTCGCCGAGTCGTGGACGACGGGGCATCCACCTGCGGCGGGGGAGTCGGACATGTGTGACCTCTTCGGGATCGACGGCGGGAAATCGGTGTGGCGACGGCGGCACCGACTCCAACTTAGACACAGTCCATGTTGGCCTTCAACCCGGGTCCCGGGCCCGGGATCAGCCCACCAGCAGCCCCGTCACCACCACCAGCGCGAACGCGGCCAGCCCGAGCACGGCGCCGGTGACGTACGGATGCCGCAGTCCCCAGGCCGCCGCCCACTGCCGCCCCTGCACCAGTTCGGCGACCGTGCACGGACCGTCGACGAGCTCGTGCCGGCTGCCCGGCCCGCCGCCGATCGCCAGGGCCAGCACACCCAGGTCGTCGGCGGTGAACACCCGGTTGTCCAGCCGCAGCAACGCCCGGCCGCGCCGGTCCGCGAAGGACAGCACCGAGCGGGCCGGACCCTGGGTGCAGCTCACGGACGGCGCCCGGACCGAGAGCGCCACGTCGTCGCGTCGGAACCGGATCGCCGGCCCCAGCAGTCGGCGCACCCGCACGATCTCCCCGTCGACGGTCACCGACACCGGCCTGATCACCAGGAGGAACGCGGCGACGACGAGGGTGACGACGGGGACCAGGGCGAGGGTGAACGGCGGCATGTCGTCCTGGGCGACGGCGTACCCGAGGTAACCGGCGAGCAGCGCCAGCGGCGCCAGGTCGACACCGAGCCGGGAGAGGTAACGGGCGGCGGTGACCCGGACACGCAGCTGCGGCCGAGGCAGGACGGACATGACGGTTCTTCTTTCCAGGTTGTAGGGGTGACCGGCGGAATCGAGGTCATGAGGCGCCCGGCTGATACATCCGTCGTGGTTGCGCTGCGTGACGGCCGGCGGTCGGACGACGACGCGGTCGATCGAACGGGGCCCGCCGACGAGCGCAGCGTGAGCAGCACAACACCCCGTTGGTGTCACCCGCCTCCTACCCATAAGGTCAGGCTCACCTACATCAGACATTTACCGATCGAGCGAGAGGACAGCACCGTGGCCGCACGTCAGCGCCCTGCGGATCCCCGCATCTCCGTGGTGGTCCCGGCCCGCAACGAGGCCCGCAACCTCTGCGAGGTGATCCCGCTGATCCCGCGCGAGTATGAGGTCGTGGTGGTCGACGGCAGCTCGCGCGACGGCACCCGCCCGGTGGCCCGGCGACTGCGCACCAGTGCCACCGTCATCTCGCAGACCCGACGCGGCAAGGGCAACGCCCTGGTCTGCGGGTTCGAGGCGGCCACCGGTGACATCGTGGTGATGCTGGACGCCGACGGATCCGCCGATGTGCGCGAGATCCCGGCGTTCGTCGAGGCTCTCGTGGCCGGCGCCGACTTCGCCAAGGGCAGCCGGTTCCTGCCCACCGGCGGCAGCGAGGACCTGACGAAGCTGCGCGCGCTGGGCAACCACGCGCTGACCGGCACCGCCAACCTGCTGTTCGGCACGTCCTACACGGACCTCTGCTACGGCTACAACGCCTTCTGGCGGGACATCCTGCCGGCCCTCGACCTGCCCGACGCGCAGCCGGAGGGCGACGAGATGCTCTGGGGCGACGGATTCGAGATCGAGACCGTGCTGAACACCCGGGTCGCGGCCGCCGGCCTGAAGGTCGTCGAGGTCCCCAGCGTCGAGGCGCTGCGGCTGCACGGCGCCAGCAACCTGCATGCGGTCAAGGACGGGATCCGGGTCGCCCGCACGCTTCTCACCGAGAAGCGCCGTGCCCGCGCGCTGCCGACGACCTCCCGGACCGCCGCGGGGACCGCCGTCATCCCGGCCCAGCGGCAGCCGGCCGCGTCGGAGTCCGGGATCCTCGATGTCGCAGGCTGACCTGCTGCCGTTCCCGGCCGGCGTCCCGGCCACCGACGGACCGGCGCTCGCCGTGGTGGTGTGCGCGCACACCGTCGACCGGCTGCCCACCCTGCGCCGGCTGCTCGGCGCCCTGCGCACGGAACTGCTCGCCGGCGACGAGCTGGTGCTGGTGGTCGACCACCACGACGAGCTGCTCGACCTGGCCCGGGCACTGTTCCCGGACACCCTGGTCATCGGGAACTCCGGTACCCGAGGGCTGTCCGATGCCCGGAACACCGGCGCGGCCGCCACCTCGGCACCGGTGGTGGTCTTCGTCGACGACGACGCCTTCCCGCGGCCCGGCTGGGCCGCGGCCTGGCGGACCGCCTTCACCGATCCGCGCACCGAGCTGGCCGGTGGCGCGGTGCACGCCGACTGGCAGGCGGGGCGCCCGGCCTGGTTCCCGGACGAGCTGGACTGGGTGGTGGGCTGCGACTACCGCGGCCTGCCGGGCGACGGCGCGGTGATCCGCAATCCCATCGGCGCCAACATGGCGGTGCGCCGGGACGCGCTGGTGCAGGCCGGCGGTTTCCACACCGGGCTGGGCCGCACCGGTCGGGTGCCGGCCGGCTGCGAGGAGACCGCGCTGGGCATCCGGGTGGCGGCCGACCGCGGCCCGGAGTCGGTGCGCCGCAGCACCTCCCCGGCGGTGGACCACCAGGTCCCGGCGCAGCGCGGCTCCCTGAAGTACCTGCTGCGCAGATGTTTCCACGAGGGTCGCAGCAAGGCGCGGCTGGCCGCGCTGGTCGGGACCGGGGCGGCACTGTCCCGGGAACGGCGCTTCCTGGTGGACACCGTGCTCGGCGGCGTCCGGCGCGGGCTGGCGGGGGCCGCCCGCGAACCGGCCGCCGCCGCGCGCGCCGGGGTGCTGCTCGCCGGTACCGCCGCCACCGCCCTCGGCTACCTGACCACGTCCCGGAGGCCGGCCCCGGCCGCCGTCGAGAAGTCCTGCAAGGTACCGGTGGTGGACCTGGAGATCACCGACATCCGTTCCACCCCTTCGGAGATCGACCTGTTGCCGGACGGCCCGGTGTCGGTGCTGCTGCGCCGCGACGACCTGCCGCTGGCCTCCGTGCTGCTGGATCCGGCCACCGACCGGCGCGCCCAGATCGCCGAGATCCTGGGCGGTGCACTGGCTCCCGCCGTCCGCACGGCACCGCTGCCGGCGGCCGGCGGGCACCTGATGGTCAGCGTGGTCATCTGCACGCTGGGCCGTGACCCGCGCCTGGTCGCCGCGGTGGACGCGGTGCTGCGACAGAGCCACGGCCGGCTGGAACTGGTGGTGGTGGACAACGACCCGGACAGCGGCCGGGTCGACGCGCTGCTGGCCGGGATCGACGACCCGCGGTTGCGGATCGTCCGGGCCCCGGTCCGCGGGCTTTCCCATGCCCGCAACCGCGGGCTGCAGGAGGTGGCCGGCGAGCTGATCGCCTACACCGACGACGACGCGCTGCCGGACCGGCACTGGATCCAGCAGCTGTGCGCGGTGTTCGCCGCCGACCGCGGCGGCCAGGTCGGCGCGGTCACCGGGCTGGTCACCCCGGCCGAGCTGCGCACCCCGCAGCAGCTGCAGTTCGAGCAGTACGGCGCCTTCGACAAGGGTGCGCACCGGGTGCTCTGGTTCGCCGGTCGGCTGCCGCACGACCTCGGCATCGACGGCACCATCGGTGCCCGCGGCGCGCTGTACCCCTACGCGGGTGGCGAGTTCGGGTCGGGCAACAACATGGCCTTCCGCACCGCGCTGCTGCGCGAGCTCGGCGGCTTCGACACCGCGCTCGGTGCCGGCAGCCCGGCCATGGGCGGCGAGGACCTGGAGATCTTCGGCCGCACGGTGCGATCCGGCGCGGTCCTCGTCTACACCCCGGCCGCGCTGGTCCGGCATTTCCACCGGGACAACCCGGAGGACCTGCGCAAGCAGATGTTCGGGTACGGCGTCGGGATGAGTGCGGTGGTCACCGGTGCGCTGGTCTCCGGACCGGGACCCGCACTGAAGGTGCTGCGGGCCATGCCGTCGGCGCTCCGGGTGCTGCTCTCCCCGACCTCGACCAAGAACGCCGAGCGCGGCGCCGACTACCCGCGGGAGCTGGTGCTCATAGAGCTCGCCGGCTACCTCGCCGGGCCGTGGCGGCTGCTCCGGTCCCGCCGGGCGGCGCGCCGCTCCGGCGGCCGGTTCCTGCCACCGGTGGGGACGACCGCTTGACCTCGTCACCCACGATCAGTCCCCCGGGCCCCCGGCGCAGCCTGCTGCGCCGGGGTTCCGGTGCGAGAGGGGCCGCGTCCGGCCTCGAGGGCAACGCCCTCGCGCTGATGATCTCGACGGCTTCGACCGGGCTGCTCGGGCTGGTCTTCTGGACCGTTGCCGCCCGCGGCTTCCCGGCCGCCGAGGTCGGCCGGGCCTCCGCGGTGATCTCCTCGGCGACCATGCTCGCCTCGCTGGCCACCCTCAGCCTGGGCGGGATGTTCGAGCGGTTCCTGCCGCTCACCGGCCATCGGACCCGGTCGCTGATCGTCGCCGGCTACACCGTCACCTCGATCGCCGCCGTCCTGTTCGGCGCCGGCTTCCTGGTGCTGGGATCGCAGAGCGTGCTGCACGGCACCGCCGAGCACGTCATGTTCCCGGCGTTCGTGGTCATCCTGACGATGTTCGGCCTGCAGGACTTCGTCCTCACCGGACTGCGCGGCGCGCGCTGGGTCGCCGTCAAGAACGTCTCCTACGCCGTGGTGAAGCTGGCGGCCGTGGCACTGCTGGCCGCCAGCGGGTCGGCCACCGCGATCGTGCTGGGCTGGATGATCCCGGCGCTGGTCGGGCTGCTGGTGATCAACGCCGTGCTGTTCACCCGCGGACTGCGCGGGATCACCGGCGAGCCGGACCTGCCCCCGGTCCGCGAGCTGCGGGTCTACTTCGGCGTCACCTACCTGACCAGCGCGGTGGCCACCGCCACCCCGCTGCTGCTGCCGCTGATCGTCATCGGGCTGCTCGGCGCCGAGGCGAACGCCGTGTTCAACCTGGTGTGGACGCTCACCTCCGGCTGTGTGCTGCTGGTCGGCGCCACCACCGGCGCGTTCGTCGTCGAGGCGGTGCGGGACCGGGCCGCGCTGCGGTCGCTGATCCGCCGGTTCGTCCGGATCCTGGCCCTGGTGGCCGCGGCCGGGATGGCCGTGCTGATCCTGGCCGCCCCGGTCTACCTGGAGATCGTCGGGCCGGAGTACGCCGAGTTCGGACCGGCCCTGGCCCGGGTGCTCGCCCTCGCGCTGCCCGCCACCGCCGTGCTGATGCTCTACAACTCGCTGGCCCGGGTGCTGGGCCGGCTGAAGATGCTGGTGGTGGTCCAGCTGGTCACCGCGTCCCTGGTGATCGGGCTGTCCTTCCCGGCCGTGCACGCCTGGGGCATGGTCGGTGTCGGCTGGTCCTTCCTGATCGGCGAGAGCGTCGCCGCCCTGGTCGCCTCGGTACCGCTGTACCGGATGCTGCGTTCCCTGCGGACGGACTCGTGAAGGTCCTGCTGCCGCAGCAGTCCACCTCGACGGGCTGGGACGAGGCGGTCGTCGACCTCCCGGAACCCGACCGCGACCCGGACCCGACCCCGGCGACGCGGCCGGGCTGGTCCGGCCGGCCGGTGCTCGAGGCCATCGCCCTGGTGCCGGCCCTGGTGCTCTGCCTCGGGCTGCCGCTGCTGTCCTGGTCGGACGCGGCCGTGCCGGGACGGCCGGTGTTGGCCGTGCTGTTCGTGCTGCTGGTGCCCGGTGTGCCGGCGGTGATCGCGCTGCGGCCGCCGGACGGCCGGGTGGCGACGATCCTCGCCGTGACCACCGGTCCGGCGGTGCTGCTGGTCACCGGCACCCTCACCACCTCCCTGCACCGCTGGTCCCCGGCCGCCGCGGCGAGCATCCAGGCCGCGATCGGCGTGCTCTTCCTGCCGGCGGCGGTGCACCGGGTCCTGCAGTCGGCCCCGACCGCACCCTGGCGGGCGGCCCTGCGCGCGATCGGCCGGCGGGTGCGCGGGCTGTGCGTGCTGGCCGGATCCGTGCTGCTCTGGTGGGCGGCCACCCGGACCACGGACCTCACCGCCGCCGGTGACCGCGGCATCCTCACCGTGCTGCCGTGGACCTACTGGCTGGCGCTGGTGCTGGTCTGCGCGGTGATCACCGCAGGCCTGGTCGCGCGTGCCGTCGACCACCTGCTGCTGGGCATCGCCGTGCCGGTGCTGCTGATCCAGGTCGCGACCTTCGTCGGGGTGGCCTCCGGTGCCGCTCCGGTGGGCGCGGGCTGGGTGCAGGTCGGCTTCGTCGAGTACATCGCCCGCACCGGCGAGGTGGCGCTGGGTACCGACGCCCGGTTCAGCTGGCCCGGGTTCCTGGCCGGCAGTGCGCAGCTGCAGCAGTGGGCCGGGATGTCGTCGGTGGGACCGCTGATGGTGCTGGCGCCGGGGCTGTTCGCCGTGCTGGCGATGCCGGCGCTGTGGCTGATCGGCCGGGCGGTGACCCGCTCCGCCCGCGGCGGCTGGATCGCGGTGCTGCTCTTCGGGGTCACCAACTGGCTGCAGCAGGACTACTTCTCCAGCCAGGCCGTCGCCTTCCTGTTCTTCGTCTCGATCCTCGCCGTGCTGCTCGGGTCGCTGTCCGCCGCCCGGCTGCCGCTCGGCCCGGGATGGCGCCGCTGCTGGCAGGTGCTGCGCCGGGTCCCCGGCCGGCCGGCCGGGCTGGGCGCCGGCAGGATGCTCGCGCTCGAGGGTGCGCTGCTGCTGCTGATCGCCGCGATGGTGATGTCGCACCAGCTCACCCCGGTGGTCA is drawn from Nakamurella alba and contains these coding sequences:
- a CDS encoding VOC family protein, which translates into the protein MTVTRALAVVPSSDLVASRRWWTTLLGREPDLVPMPSDIEWHFDGGGGMQVVDDAEHAGAGSVTLGSDDVDGDVTGARDRGIEIPDPVTVPSGQFRIAQLTDPDGNTVVLAQDLGAV
- a CDS encoding glycosyltransferase family 2 protein; amino-acid sequence: MAARQRPADPRISVVVPARNEARNLCEVIPLIPREYEVVVVDGSSRDGTRPVARRLRTSATVISQTRRGKGNALVCGFEAATGDIVVMLDADGSADVREIPAFVEALVAGADFAKGSRFLPTGGSEDLTKLRALGNHALTGTANLLFGTSYTDLCYGYNAFWRDILPALDLPDAQPEGDEMLWGDGFEIETVLNTRVAAAGLKVVEVPSVEALRLHGASNLHAVKDGIRVARTLLTEKRRARALPTTSRTAAGTAVIPAQRQPAASESGILDVAG
- a CDS encoding lipopolysaccharide biosynthesis protein — encoded protein: MTSSPTISPPGPRRSLLRRGSGARGAASGLEGNALALMISTASTGLLGLVFWTVAARGFPAAEVGRASAVISSATMLASLATLSLGGMFERFLPLTGHRTRSLIVAGYTVTSIAAVLFGAGFLVLGSQSVLHGTAEHVMFPAFVVILTMFGLQDFVLTGLRGARWVAVKNVSYAVVKLAAVALLAASGSATAIVLGWMIPALVGLLVINAVLFTRGLRGITGEPDLPPVRELRVYFGVTYLTSAVATATPLLLPLIVIGLLGAEANAVFNLVWTLTSGCVLLVGATTGAFVVEAVRDRAALRSLIRRFVRILALVAAAGMAVLILAAPVYLEIVGPEYAEFGPALARVLALALPATAVLMLYNSLARVLGRLKMLVVVQLVTASLVIGLSFPAVHAWGMVGVGWSFLIGESVAALVASVPLYRMLRSLRTDS
- a CDS encoding serine/threonine protein kinase, whose protein sequence is MKVLLPQQSTSTGWDEAVVDLPEPDRDPDPTPATRPGWSGRPVLEAIALVPALVLCLGLPLLSWSDAAVPGRPVLAVLFVLLVPGVPAVIALRPPDGRVATILAVTTGPAVLLVTGTLTTSLHRWSPAAAASIQAAIGVLFLPAAVHRVLQSAPTAPWRAALRAIGRRVRGLCVLAGSVLLWWAATRTTDLTAAGDRGILTVLPWTYWLALVLVCAVITAGLVARAVDHLLLGIAVPVLLIQVATFVGVASGAAPVGAGWVQVGFVEYIARTGEVALGTDARFSWPGFLAGSAQLQQWAGMSSVGPLMVLAPGLFAVLAMPALWLIGRAVTRSARGGWIAVLLFGVTNWLQQDYFSSQAVAFLFFVSILAVLLGSLSAARLPLGPGWRRCWQVLRRVPGRPAGLGAGRMLALEGALLLLIAAMVMSHQLTPVVTVLALLVFAITGTSRFRTLPVAAGVLFLGWFGYGATDYWTGHLGTVLGDVGRVGSTVSAGVGQRLTGDPVYLQMQYLRMGWTALLLLLAVAGWWLLRRRPEAVLLAGLAACPIGLVALQSYGGEVVIRVALYGGPIWAALGAVALLRLGRAFSARRRRVAVLASGVALVVAAGIFTTTRGLNVAFERVSAVQVAAAQELLDLVPLTSSIGVLESVGPLPMARLGEVRVVQVDPTACGDSPADCEPDELPGYWYLTSGMDALGALQEGRPVGWTRQIVAELLATGDWVALIDTTEVTVLARAAA
- a CDS encoding glycosyltransferase, whose amino-acid sequence is MSQADLLPFPAGVPATDGPALAVVVCAHTVDRLPTLRRLLGALRTELLAGDELVLVVDHHDELLDLARALFPDTLVIGNSGTRGLSDARNTGAAATSAPVVVFVDDDAFPRPGWAAAWRTAFTDPRTELAGGAVHADWQAGRPAWFPDELDWVVGCDYRGLPGDGAVIRNPIGANMAVRRDALVQAGGFHTGLGRTGRVPAGCEETALGIRVAADRGPESVRRSTSPAVDHQVPAQRGSLKYLLRRCFHEGRSKARLAALVGTGAALSRERRFLVDTVLGGVRRGLAGAAREPAAAARAGVLLAGTAATALGYLTTSRRPAPAAVEKSCKVPVVDLEITDIRSTPSEIDLLPDGPVSVLLRRDDLPLASVLLDPATDRRAQIAEILGGALAPAVRTAPLPAAGGHLMVSVVICTLGRDPRLVAAVDAVLRQSHGRLELVVVDNDPDSGRVDALLAGIDDPRLRIVRAPVRGLSHARNRGLQEVAGELIAYTDDDALPDRHWIQQLCAVFAADRGGQVGAVTGLVTPAELRTPQQLQFEQYGAFDKGAHRVLWFAGRLPHDLGIDGTIGARGALYPYAGGEFGSGNNMAFRTALLRELGGFDTALGAGSPAMGGEDLEIFGRTVRSGAVLVYTPAALVRHFHRDNPEDLRKQMFGYGVGMSAVVTGALVSGPGPALKVLRAMPSALRVLLSPTSTKNAERGADYPRELVLIELAGYLAGPWRLLRSRRAARRSGGRFLPPVGTTA
- a CDS encoding APC family permease, which translates into the protein MTPEPPAGPDRLARRLGPVDATVVGLGAMLGAGVFVVFAPAAAAAGGALLIAVLLAGLVGACNALSSARLAALYPESGGTYVYGRERLGPFWGYLAGGAFVVGKTASCAAMAMTIGSYLLPEGARWTAAAAVVLVTALNCWGVHRGAAVTAVVVVLVIAVLVAVVIAALSSGTSVGAPLVTTGATPTGVLTAAGFLFFAFAGYARIATLGEEVRDPARTIPRAIRAALAVTVLMYLALAAALLIVLGPAATAASTSPVADLAAAGGGWLRWPVRIAAVLAAGGALLALVLGVSRTVLALARDGRLPRGLAAVSSTDRTPVRAELAVGAVVLGLVLTVDLRAAIGFSAVTVLTYYLIANAAASTLPGSPTSKTIPVLGAAGCVLLAGSLPLGSLLPGLAVLAVIAGSWWLPEART
- the katG gene encoding catalase/peroxidase HPI, with protein sequence MSDSPAAGGCPVVHDSATAHGSDSENPAIDAPTPKTGGRPRTNKDWWPNQLDLSVLHAHSSKVNPLGPDFDYATEFAGLDVEALKADITEVLTTSQDWWPADFGHYGGLMIRMSWHAAGTYRTYDGRGGAGDGGQRFAPLNSWPDNANLDKARRLLWPVKQKYGQKISWADLLVLGGNVALESMGFQTFGFGFGRPDVWEPEEIFWGEEDAWLGDARYTGDAEMTPVVGATEMGLIYVNPEGPRGSGDPLAAAYFIRETFGRMAMNDEETVALIAGGHTFGKTHGAGVSDGHVGPEPEGADLESQGLGWLSTYGSGKGADTITSGLEVTWTDAPTRWSNRFFEILFGYEWELTTSPGGAKQWVAKDAEEIIPDAHDATRKHKPTMLTTDLSLRMDPTYEKISRRFLEHPDEFALAFAKAWYKLLHRDMGPVSRFLGPWVAEPQLWQDPVPAATGTPVSDADVAALKAKVLESGLTTEQLVSTAWAAAASFRFTDKRGGANGGRLALEPQRSWAVNAGTGPVLEVLAGIRDEFNAAGGATVSLADLIVLAGSAGVEKAAADAGVEVTVPFRAGRTDATQEDTDVESFGFLEPRADGFRNWIREGEKLQPEVLLVDRAYMLNLTAPEMTVLVGGLRALQAGGTTHGVLTDKPGTLTNDFFVNLLSPGTRWKSSESAENVYEIRDVVTDEVKWTATPVDLVFGSNSQLRALAEVYASADARGKFVADFVNAWVKVMELDRFDLA